The DNA segment tCATACTGTTGCTTAAACATATTAGTTGTTTCAGAACAGTAATTCAATTGTGATTGAACAAatttcatttcacttttcaccttttcatatgactcttttgtaatgtgatatgccaattttattgaatcatattctTTTTTCATTACTTAACAAACATTTTCTTTTTGAGAACATTCTTCcgttattttcaaaactttttctttcaacttttcattttctttttctaaatttttacatttttctgaaatcttttcatcattttcttttaaaatcttttcattttcaaacatttctttgtatttatttttaaaaacttctTCTATCTTAGTAAATTCAAtatctcttgttctgaactttTCGTCTTTCTCAGTACAAGCACtacacgtttccatgcatttcttgcactgttcaacgtTTTTGATTTGAGTTTCAGAATctgaatttacctcagtgattggcacctcggtgtTTACTGCAACTTCCGATTGATCAGCatctttctttttctcatcaccAGCACCAGCATCACTCTTCACTTCACCCGAACTTTCTAGCTTCTCCTCAACTTCTTCAACTTGCTGTTCTTCTGTAACAGCTTCTTGTTCAACAACTCTTTCTTCTACCTTCTCTTCCTCAACAATCTTCTCATTTTCAATAACTTTCACTTCTTCAACTTTAACTTCCTCAGCGACCTTTTTCAAATCGTTCACCATCTCatcaacactcttcttcattctttcttcatcccTCTTCCTCAAACTTGAAATCATAACATCTCTAAggtgtttttcaaatttttttacgTATGTTTTGTCTTTCCCAATATTTGTATAATACTCAATGGATCGAGGAACTTCcaaaagaacatcatcaaaaactaTGTCCTTTTTGGGAACAACAGGTTCACCATTTCTGTTGACATAGCATTCTCGCTTCTTATCCCATCTCTTATTGCTGACAGCACTCTCATACTCTTCTTGCATTTCATCCATTCTGTTCCAAGCAATGTTTCTTTCTCGGTATGTTTTTTCTCTCAGAATCTCTTCTCATGTTTTCTCTTTGATTTCAGCAACAATTTCATAATGTTTGCCTTGTGATATTTTTCTGCCATGAGCAGTGACTTTATCATCAACACAATCTTCTTCATTTCTTTTCTTGATCTCAGCAGCCAATCCTGATTCAgatggaatgtatttgtcccaactgaaaccttctgccactttttcatcatcttgatggaTAAGTAAGGCTTTCTTCTTGCTTTCAATCATTTTCGGCTCTTCTTTGCTTCGGTGGTAAATCGCCTTTctataataatcatcattgaaaggaTTTTCATTTCCATCAACTGTAGAATTATgacactctctcttgaaatgtcctctttgcttgcatttgaaacaagtcactttggatttatcaaatcctagcTTAGTTGATGGACCACCGATAGACTGTTTTCCAGTAATCTCCATATATCTCTAAGCTCTTCTAATGCAACTCGCTAAACACCAGCGAATATCGATAAGTTCCATCTCTTctggatcaatctggtcatagtcttctttggttaattCAGAATTTCCATTTTTTCCAGCTACTagaccttcataagattccagaacagatgcaagaaaactcattt comes from the Helianthus annuus cultivar XRQ/B chromosome 4, HanXRQr2.0-SUNRISE, whole genome shotgun sequence genome and includes:
- the LOC110869576 gene encoding uncharacterized protein LOC110869576 codes for the protein MDEMQEEYESAVSNKRWDKKRECYVNRNGEPVVPKKDIVFDDVLLEVPRSIEYYTNIGKDKTYVKKFEKHLRDVMISSLRKRDEERMKKSVDEMVNDLKKVAEEVKVEEVKVIENEKIVEEEKVEERVVEQEAVTEEQQVEEVEEKLESSGEVKSDAGAGDEKKKDADQSEVAVNTEVPITEQQYEIKQQVVNPYIEDVDKLKCQIADLE